A genomic region of Nitrospinota bacterium contains the following coding sequences:
- a CDS encoding glycosyltransferase: MNGKLKIFHLITGLQTGGAETMLAKLVGGMDKSRFENVVLNMSAGPSMLAGIIEKNGSRVETVAMRPVWRLPSGMAKLVSLIKREKPHILQTWLHHADFFGMLAARMAGDTPVLWNLRCAELAVEDHPKSLFYILQLLARNSALPEAVIVNSRAGLLAHEAIGYKPRRWEIIPNGFDVERFAPSDEKRRAARRQLGIGDKTPVIGLVARYHPMKDHATFLAAAGLVHKKRPDAVFVMAGTGVDSSNETIMSQIRREGLNGSIHALGEVADVPGITAALDIATCSSYSEGFPNVIGEAMACEVPCVVTDAGDSSEILGDYGVVVPPRDPSAMAEGILKLLAMSEVDRRELGRRARQKIVSNYSLEQITRRYQSLYEEIAGQRRQ, encoded by the coding sequence ATGAACGGCAAACTGAAAATATTCCACCTCATCACCGGCCTGCAAACCGGCGGCGCGGAAACCATGCTGGCCAAGCTCGTGGGCGGGATGGACAAATCCCGGTTCGAAAACGTGGTGTTGAACATGAGCGCCGGGCCTTCAATGCTTGCCGGGATAATCGAAAAAAACGGCTCCAGGGTGGAAACGGTGGCCATGCGTCCTGTCTGGAGGCTCCCAAGCGGAATGGCCAAACTTGTCTCCCTTATAAAACGGGAAAAACCTCATATTTTACAGACCTGGCTCCATCACGCCGATTTCTTCGGAATGCTGGCGGCCCGCATGGCGGGGGATACGCCGGTTCTATGGAACCTCCGGTGCGCGGAGCTGGCGGTGGAAGACCATCCCAAATCGCTTTTTTATATCCTTCAACTGCTGGCAAGGAATTCAGCGCTTCCCGAAGCGGTGATCGTCAATTCCCGGGCGGGGTTGCTGGCTCACGAGGCCATTGGGTACAAGCCTCGGCGATGGGAGATAATCCCCAACGGGTTCGACGTGGAAAGGTTCGCGCCCTCAGACGAAAAACGGCGGGCCGCGCGGCGTCAGCTGGGGATTGGCGATAAAACCCCTGTAATCGGCCTTGTGGCCCGGTATCATCCTATGAAAGACCACGCCACGTTTTTAGCGGCCGCGGGATTGGTCCATAAAAAACGGCCGGACGCGGTTTTTGTCATGGCCGGGACGGGGGTGGACAGTTCCAACGAAACCATAATGTCCCAAATCCGGCGGGAAGGGCTAAACGGCTCTATCCATGCCCTGGGCGAGGTGGCCGATGTTCCCGGCATAACCGCCGCGCTGGACATCGCCACATGCTCCTCATACAGCGAGGGGTTCCCCAACGTGATTGGCGAGGCCATGGCCTGCGAAGTCCCATGCGTGGTGACCGATGCGGGGGATTCTTCGGAAATCCTCGGCGATTACGGCGTTGTCGTCCCTCCACGCGATCCGTCAGCCATGGCCGAAGGCATATTGAAACTGTTGGCCATGAGCGAGGTTGACCGGCGCGAACTGGGCCGCCGCGCCCGGCAAAAAATCGTGTCGAACTACTCGCTGGAACAAATCACGCGGCGGTACCAGTCGCTTTACGAAGAAATAGCGGGGCAACGCCGCCAATGA
- a CDS encoding glycosyltransferase has protein sequence MPVTVLMPVYNAGKYLRQSIESVLAQTYGDFEFLIINDGSTDDTAQIVRSYSDSRIRFVENESNTGMVATLNRGLSLATHKLVARMDGDDISLPQRLEKQVACFSQNEKLALLGSRCGQIDENGVSIYMGALEKPLEPVTVKWYQLFDNPFTHTSVMYKKNVVFDDLGGYRWSDICADYDLWARIAESGYEAQNLPDRLVDYRTHSSSIIGALRAKNEEKLKIAAKERREIAKRAAKSSAGWDMSDDEADTLQSFVYGHTAQTAGKFIETFDKALAMFVKENPEAKSSADFRETVAGQYCTVAYQALAGDRGLSAQIYAKGVKYHPPIAIKLPWGRITALALFGEKAREMYGKVRAR, from the coding sequence ATGCCCGTTACGGTCCTCATGCCCGTTTACAACGCGGGCAAATATCTGCGCCAGTCCATCGAAAGCGTTCTCGCCCAGACCTATGGCGATTTCGAGTTTTTGATAATAAACGACGGCTCCACCGACGACACGGCCCAAATCGTCCGGTCATATTCCGACAGCCGCATAAGGTTCGTGGAGAACGAAAGCAACACGGGCATGGTGGCTACGCTCAACCGGGGGCTTTCGCTGGCCACCCACAAGCTGGTGGCCCGGATGGACGGTGACGACATTTCGCTTCCCCAACGGCTGGAAAAACAGGTGGCGTGTTTCAGTCAAAACGAAAAACTGGCCCTGCTCGGCTCACGGTGCGGCCAGATAGACGAAAACGGCGTTTCCATATACATGGGCGCTCTGGAGAAGCCGCTGGAGCCTGTGACGGTGAAATGGTACCAGCTCTTCGACAATCCGTTCACCCACACATCGGTGATGTATAAAAAAAACGTGGTTTTTGACGATTTGGGCGGGTACCGCTGGTCGGACATCTGCGCTGATTACGATTTATGGGCGCGGATCGCCGAATCGGGTTACGAGGCGCAGAACCTGCCGGACAGGCTGGTGGATTACCGGACCCATTCATCCTCCATCATCGGCGCGTTGCGGGCGAAGAATGAAGAGAAACTTAAGATCGCCGCTAAAGAACGGCGGGAGATAGCCAAAAGGGCCGCCAAATCATCCGCCGGGTGGGACATGAGCGATGACGAGGCGGACACGCTTCAAAGCTTCGTTTACGGCCACACGGCGCAAACCGCCGGGAAGTTTATAGAGACGTTCGATAAAGCCCTTGCCATGTTTGTGAAGGAGAACCCTGAAGCGAAATCATCGGCGGATTTCCGCGAAACCGTGGCGGGTCAGTATTGCACCGTAGCATATCAGGCCTTGGCCGGGGATAGAGGGCTTTCAGCGCAAATATACGCCAAAGGCGTGAAGTACCATCCGCCGATAGCCATAAAGCTCCCATGGGGAAGGATAACGGCCCTCGCCCTGTTCGGCGAAAAGGCCCGCGAGATGTATGGAAAGGTCCGCGCCAGATGA